From the genome of Paraburkholderia aromaticivorans, one region includes:
- a CDS encoding CsbD family protein, translating into MNKDQVKGVAEQVKGKVNEAVGKATDNPGKELKGDLQQGAGKVQKAYGDAKEDAKDNAKRNAP; encoded by the coding sequence ATGAACAAGGACCAGGTGAAGGGTGTGGCAGAGCAGGTCAAGGGCAAGGTCAATGAAGCCGTCGGCAAGGCCACGGACAATCCGGGCAAAGAATTGAAGGGCGATCTGCAACAAGGCGCGGGCAAGGTGCAGAAGGCCTATGGCGACGCTAAGGAAGACGCCAAGGACAATGCAAAGCGCAACGCGCCGTAA
- the dcm gene encoding DNA (cytosine-5-)-methyltransferase, with protein sequence MTLVAPLALLQQARARFTQREIAAHVGKDIKTVRRWEKGETPCPAMLEPALRDLLQDRARAGGSAAGGAQFRFIDLFAGIGGIRMGFEAHGGDCVFTSEWNDFSTKTYRENYPSGGEHALIGDIVSFPAEEVPSHDVLLGGFPCQPFSIAGVSKKNALGRPHGFECTTQGTLFFDVARIIAAKRPAAFLLENVKNLLSHDKGRTFDVILQTLRDELGYEVHYRVVDGQHFTPQHRERIIIVGFRGKTGFSWDDLHLPDNGPRLGSILHRTDGSEPVLPWDHDRFFDHANRRVQPKYTLTPNLWTYLQNYAEKHRAAGNGFGFGMAYPNSVTRTLSARYHKDGSEILVYQGEALRPRRLTPRECARLMGFPDTFRIPVSDTQAYRQFGNSVVMPVMREVARIMLPHVQTLLAEETHRGSKQTLSLHA encoded by the coding sequence GTGACCCTCGTCGCTCCGCTCGCATTGCTTCAGCAAGCGCGCGCCCGCTTCACTCAACGCGAAATCGCCGCGCATGTCGGCAAAGACATCAAGACGGTGCGTCGCTGGGAAAAAGGCGAAACACCATGCCCGGCGATGCTGGAGCCGGCCTTGCGCGATCTGCTGCAAGACCGGGCGCGAGCCGGCGGCAGCGCGGCTGGCGGTGCCCAGTTCCGTTTTATCGATCTGTTCGCGGGCATCGGCGGAATTCGCATGGGCTTCGAGGCGCACGGCGGCGACTGCGTCTTTACGAGCGAGTGGAACGACTTTTCCACCAAGACGTATCGCGAGAATTACCCGAGCGGCGGCGAGCACGCGCTGATCGGCGACATCGTGTCGTTTCCAGCTGAAGAAGTGCCGAGCCACGACGTGCTGCTCGGCGGCTTCCCATGCCAGCCCTTTTCGATCGCCGGCGTGAGCAAGAAAAACGCGCTTGGTCGGCCGCATGGTTTCGAGTGCACGACGCAGGGCACGCTGTTCTTCGACGTCGCGCGGATCATCGCGGCGAAGCGCCCCGCCGCATTCCTGCTGGAGAACGTGAAGAATCTGCTGTCGCACGACAAGGGCCGCACCTTCGACGTGATCCTGCAGACTTTGCGCGACGAATTGGGCTACGAGGTGCACTACCGCGTGGTGGACGGCCAGCATTTCACGCCGCAGCACCGGGAGCGGATCATCATCGTCGGCTTTCGCGGCAAGACCGGGTTCTCCTGGGACGACCTGCATCTGCCGGACAACGGTCCGCGCCTCGGCTCGATCCTGCATCGCACGGATGGCAGCGAACCGGTCCTGCCGTGGGACCACGACCGCTTCTTCGATCACGCGAACCGGCGCGTGCAACCCAAGTACACGCTCACGCCGAACCTCTGGACCTATCTGCAGAACTACGCGGAGAAACACCGCGCGGCGGGCAATGGTTTCGGCTTCGGCATGGCATATCCGAACAGCGTGACGCGCACGCTGTCGGCGCGCTATCACAAGGACGGTTCGGAGATTCTGGTCTATCAGGGCGAGGCGCTGCGTCCGCGCCGCCTCACGCCACGCGAATGCGCGCGGCTGATGGGCTTTCCCGATACCTTCAGAATTCCGGTGAGCGACACGCAAGCCTACCGGCAGTTCGGCAACAGCGTCGTGATGCCGGTAATGCGCGAAGTGGCGCGCATCATGCTGCCGCATGTGCAAACCCTGCTCGCGGAGGAAACGCACCGTGGTTCGAAGCAAACTCTCTCGCTGCACGCCTGA
- a CDS encoding very short patch repair endonuclease, producing the protein MVDVVDSATRSRMMSGIRGRNTRPEILIRSLLHRQGFRFRLDARDLPGRPDIVLPRYRAVVLVHGCFWHGHDCRLFKWPQTRPEFWRDKIGRNRSNDDKVRAALLANGWRVAVVWECALRGANRDLEGVLARLVDWLKSDTPSFEERG; encoded by the coding sequence ATGGTCGACGTCGTCGATAGCGCGACGCGCAGCCGGATGATGTCCGGCATCCGCGGCCGCAATACCAGGCCTGAGATCCTGATCCGCAGCCTGCTGCATCGGCAGGGCTTTCGCTTTCGTCTCGATGCGCGTGATCTGCCGGGACGCCCGGACATCGTGTTGCCGCGCTACCGCGCCGTCGTGCTGGTGCACGGCTGCTTCTGGCACGGCCACGACTGCCGTCTGTTCAAATGGCCGCAAACGCGGCCGGAGTTCTGGCGCGACAAGATCGGCCGCAATCGCAGCAACGACGACAAGGTGCGCGCCGCGCTCCTCGCGAACGGCTGGCGCGTCGCCGTGGTGTGGGAATGCGCTTTGCGCGGCGCCAACCGCGATCTCGAAGGTGTCCTCGCGCGGCTCGTCGACTGGCTGAAGAGCGACACACCGAGCTTCGAGGAACGCGGCTGA
- a CDS encoding YbhB/YbcL family Raf kinase inhibitor-like protein: MAEFRLWSDEFPTNGFMPKAHEYHDKAFGVDGENISPALQWEAPPPDTQSFALTVHDPDAPTGSGFWHWVVVNIPADARSLPRNAGKADGSLLPQGALQVRNDYGTVGFGGAAPPRGDKAHRYIFRLHALRVPHLPINADTTNAVARFMTHLNELDSTTHTGLYELK, translated from the coding sequence ATGGCAGAATTCCGTCTCTGGTCCGACGAATTTCCCACCAACGGCTTCATGCCGAAAGCCCATGAATATCACGACAAGGCCTTCGGCGTAGACGGCGAGAACATCTCGCCCGCGTTGCAGTGGGAAGCGCCGCCGCCCGACACCCAAAGCTTCGCGCTCACCGTGCACGACCCCGACGCGCCCACCGGCAGCGGCTTCTGGCACTGGGTAGTGGTGAACATTCCGGCTGACGCCCGCTCGCTGCCGCGCAACGCCGGCAAGGCGGACGGCTCGCTGCTGCCGCAAGGCGCGCTGCAGGTTCGCAACGACTACGGCACGGTCGGCTTCGGCGGCGCCGCGCCGCCGCGTGGCGACAAGGCGCACCGCTACATCTTCCGTCTGCACGCGCTGCGGGTGCCGCATTTGCCGATCAACGCGGACACCACCAACGCCGTGGCGCGTTTCATGACGCATCTGAACGAACTCGACTCGACCACTCACACCGGCCTGTACGAACTCAAATAA
- a CDS encoding MFS transporter, whose product MHAQPSREDGALPAEAADTLAPGTSSSDNSEQGLPVPQRYWAMLVIALALTLAVLDSAIANVALPTIARNLHASAAGSIWIVNAYQLAITISLLPLASLGDRIGYRRIYLSGLILFTVASLGCALSTSLPTLALARVIQGFGAAGIMSVNTALVRMIYPPGQLGRGVSINAMVVAVSSAVGPTIASGVLAVASWPWLFAINVPIGIAAVVGGFKALPMNRGHESPYDYLSAVMNAFVFGLLIFAVDGLGHGERFGYVAIEVVAAVVIGYFFVRRQLTQAAPLLPVDLLRIPIFALSIGTSVCSFCAQMLAFVSLPFLLQETLGLSQVATGLLMTPWPAVIIIAAPIAGFLSDKVSSGWLGGVGLTAMTAGLLLLATLGAHPDAMQIAWRMALCGAGFGIFQSPNNRTMLSSAPRERSGGASGMLGTARLTGQTLGAALVALIFGVAPQHGPTIALYVAAGFSAVAAVISTMRVVQPGQRATGLNA is encoded by the coding sequence ATGCACGCACAACCATCGCGCGAGGACGGCGCCCTGCCCGCCGAAGCGGCCGACACCCTCGCCCCCGGCACTTCGTCATCGGACAACAGCGAACAAGGCCTGCCCGTTCCGCAGCGCTACTGGGCGATGCTGGTCATTGCGCTCGCCCTCACGCTCGCGGTGCTCGACAGCGCGATTGCCAACGTGGCGCTGCCGACTATCGCGCGCAACCTGCACGCCAGCGCGGCGGGCTCGATCTGGATCGTCAACGCCTATCAGCTCGCGATCACCATCTCGCTGCTGCCGCTCGCTTCGCTCGGCGATCGCATCGGCTACCGGCGCATCTATCTGTCCGGGCTGATCCTGTTCACGGTGGCGTCACTCGGTTGCGCGTTGTCGACTTCGCTGCCGACGCTCGCGCTCGCTCGCGTGATTCAAGGCTTCGGCGCGGCGGGCATCATGAGCGTGAACACCGCACTGGTGCGGATGATCTATCCGCCCGGGCAACTCGGGCGTGGCGTCTCGATCAACGCGATGGTGGTGGCGGTGTCCTCGGCGGTCGGGCCCACCATCGCGTCCGGCGTGCTCGCCGTCGCCTCGTGGCCGTGGCTGTTCGCGATCAACGTGCCGATCGGCATCGCGGCCGTCGTCGGCGGCTTCAAGGCGCTGCCGATGAACCGCGGCCACGAATCGCCCTACGACTACCTGAGCGCGGTGATGAACGCGTTTGTCTTCGGCCTGCTGATTTTTGCCGTCGACGGACTCGGCCACGGCGAGCGCTTCGGCTACGTCGCGATCGAGGTGGTAGCCGCCGTCGTGATCGGCTATTTTTTCGTGCGCCGTCAGTTGACGCAGGCCGCCCCGCTGCTACCGGTCGATTTGCTCAGGATTCCCATCTTTGCGCTTTCGATCGGCACCTCCGTCTGTTCGTTCTGCGCGCAGATGCTCGCCTTCGTATCGCTGCCCTTTCTGTTGCAGGAAACGTTGGGGCTCTCACAGGTGGCAACCGGGCTGCTCATGACGCCCTGGCCGGCCGTGATCATCATCGCGGCGCCGATTGCGGGCTTTCTGTCGGACAAGGTGTCATCGGGCTGGCTGGGCGGCGTCGGCCTCACCGCGATGACGGCCGGGCTGTTATTGCTCGCCACGCTCGGCGCGCATCCCGACGCCATGCAGATCGCGTGGCGCATGGCCTTGTGCGGCGCGGGCTTCGGCATTTTCCAGTCGCCGAACAATCGCACCATGCTGTCCTCGGCGCCGCGCGAACGCAGCGGCGGCGCGAGCGGCATGCTGGGCACCGCGCGTCTGACCGGGCAGACGCTCGGCGCGGCGCTGGTCGCGCTGATCTTCGGCGTTGCGCCGCAGCACGGACCGACCATCGCGCTCTATGTCGCCGCGGGCTTCTCGGCAGTGGCCGCGGTGATCAGCACGATGCGTGTCGTGCAGCCGGGTCAGCGCGCAACCGGCCTGAACGCCTGA